The following coding sequences are from one Cercospora beticola chromosome 4, complete sequence window:
- a CDS encoding uncharacterized protein (BUSCO:EOG092628HC), with protein sequence MGALNLAEWQKLPISLSELCINTTLRCGQSFRWRKNDLGVWSIALHNRILSLHQDKEYLYYRSIPPSPQSIKIEAPPTPPSSNPPSLPEGGEKDEVETLDLIKHYLNLEPNLTDLYKEWSSNDANFARRAPAFTGIRILKQDAWEALVGFICSSNNNIIRISQMVHKLCSNYGPLLGHLEDEPYHDFPTPQALSVPGVEQTLRNLGFGYRAKYIATTARLITEKDDPDWLDSLRNPESPVLGVSPSPAGPFLPEGREGYRAAHEALLTLQGVGPKVADCVCLMGLGWGEAVPVDTHVWQIAQRDYKFGKGKHASLTKVTYDAIGAKFRSLWGKEAGWAQSILFTANLKAFSERVVGVKKEEGVVKEEEGEGGEDATRRVVKTEKLIKREYVDDEESKVFEVEEKSTRAKRKRRN encoded by the coding sequence ATGGGCGCACTCAACCTGGCTGAATGGCAGAAGCTGCCAATCTCGCTCTCCGAACTTTGTATCAACACCACACTCCGCTGTGGCCAGTCCTTCCGATGGCGCAAGAACGATCTCGGCGTCTGGTCTATCGCGCTACACAATCGCATCCTGTCTCTACACCAAGATAAAGAGTACTTATACTACCGCTCAATACCGCCATCGCCGCAAAGTATCAAGATTGAGGCGCCCCCAACACCGCCCTCTTCCAACCCGCCAAGCCTGCCCGAAGGTGGCGAGAAAGACGAAGTGGAAACTCTCGACCTCATCAAACACTACCTGAATCTGGAGCCTAATCTCACAGACCTCTACAAAGAATGGTCTTCCAACGATGCGAACTTCGCCCGTCGAGCGCCCGCTTTCACAGGAATTCGGATCCTCAAACAAGATGCCTGGGAAGCACTCGTAGGCTTCATCTGCTcatccaacaacaacatcatccgCATCTCCCAAATGGTCCACAAACTCTGCTCCAACTACGGTCCCCTCCTCGGCCACCTCGAAGACGAACCCTACCACGACTTCCCCACACCCCAAGCACTTTCCGTTCCAGGCGTAGAACAAACACTCCGAAACCTCGGCTTCGGCTATAGAGCAAAATACATCGCAACCACAGCACGCCTAATCACAGAAAAAGACGACCCAGATTGGCTCGACTCATTACGGAATCCTGAATCTCCCGTTTTAGGCGTCTCACCATCTCCAGCAGGTCCTTTCCTCCCAGAAGGTCGCGAAGGCTATCGCGCTGCGCACGAAGCGCTTTTGACTCTGCAAGGTGTCGGACCTAAAGTTGCAGACTGCGTATGTCTCATGGGACTTGGCTGGGGAGAAGCTGTACCTGTTGATACTCATGTCTGGCAAATTGCGCAACGGGATTATAAGTTTGGGAAAGGCAAACATGCGAGTCTGACAAAGGTCACCTATGATGCGATTGGAGCGAAGTTTAGGAGTTTGTGGGGGAAAGAGGCGGGTTGGGCACAGTCGATTCTGTTTACGGCGAATTTGAAGGCTTTTAGTGAGAGGGTTGTGggggtgaagaaggaggaaggtgtggtgaaggaagaggagggcgagggtGGAGAGGATGCAACGAGAAGAGTGGTGAAAACGGAGAAGCTGATCAAGCGGGAGTAtgtggacgatgaggagagtAAGGTGTTCGaagtggaggagaagagcaCAAGGGCGAAGCGAAAGAGGAGAAATTGA
- a CDS encoding uncharacterized protein (MEROPS:MER0029657): MKSITLIQLSLFTAFTSAHWRRSPQLGTNLTSEAGNSTAHTGFAPSQEVDQYTRCATNPTVAQRRVLDEFSRGHHETPTDRATRVVEVYVHVVSTQSKRGRYNNAMVQNQISVMNDAFKGTGFSFELVGFDITVDESWAKASAGSSEETDMKQALQRGRYQDLNLYFLSDLGDGLLGFCYFPTSDPSKQMRMLDGCINLADSMPGGAAKYYDMGLTAVHEVGHWFGLYHVFEGANCNDEKGDRVGDTPRQSTPTTGCPTNKNSCPRSKGVDSINNYMDYSYDSCLFEFTPGQGRRMRALFDSTRAGV; encoded by the exons ATGAAGTCGATTACACTCATACAACTCTCACTCTTTACAGCATTTACTTCTGCTCATTGGCGACGATCACCACAACTCGGAACAAATCTCACATCGGAGGCAGGAAACAGTACCGCACACACGGGCTTCGCACCATCACAGGAAGTCGACCAGTATACTCGGTGTGCTACAAACCCTACAGTTGCACAACGTCGCGTACTGGACGAGTTCTCCCGCGGCCATCATGAGACACCAACAGATCGTGCAACCCGAGTAGTCGAAGTGTATGTGCACGTGGTCTCAACACAATCCAAGCGAGGACGATATAACAATGCAATGGTCCAGAATCAGATTTCCGTAATGAATGACGCATTCAAAGGGACTGGCTTCTCATTCGAGCTTGTCGGTTTCGATATCACTGTTGACGAATCCTGGGCCAAAGCTTCCGCAGGATCCAGCGAAGAGACCGACATGAAGCAAGCTTTGCAACGTGGCAGATACCAAGACCTCAATCTGTACTTCCTGTCGGACCTAGGCGACGGACTACTTGGCTTCTGCTACTTTCCAACAAGCGATCCTTCCAAGCAAATGCGAATGCTTGATGGCTGCATCAACCTCGCAGACTCTATGCCCGGAGGAGCCGCGAAGTACTATGACATGGGATTAACAGCAGTCCACGAAGTCGGTCAT TGGTTTGGGTTGTACCATGTCTTCGAAGGTGCAAACTGCAATGATGAGAAAGGCGATCGCGTCGGCGATACCCCTCGCCAATCGACACCTACGACAGGATGCCCGACTAACAAGAACTCATGTCCGCGCTCTAAAGGAGTCGACAGTATCAACAACTACATGGACTACAGCTATGATTCGTGCCTCTTCGAATTCACCCCTGGTCAAGGACGTCGGATGAGGGCTTTGTTTGATTCAACCCGGGCTGGAGTATAG
- the PIM1 gene encoding ATP-dependent Lon protease pim1 (MEROPS:MER0000496~BUSCO:EOG09260RRN), with translation MVYGRGQAWRTAWKQSQQRAYTTARAPCRACQIQRSAQVSALSAQSRIPYTSLRSSLTASRDFSTTPARRKEKPPSDNDAKDEGKTDVTEADEKEAKSNSEPTPSPIPLDGKGSSAGTGGGGESGSGSGDGGNRKRKGQGKELVKTAAPEVYPQVLAIPIAQRPLFPGFYKAITIRDPNVVAAVQELLKRGQSYVGAFLLKDQESSQDVINDPSEVYDVGTFCQVTGAFPAGHGEEKALQAVLYPHRRIRLSELIKPNRGPPVAPEPEKAAQATLEDVPQSEQGEQPETDEKKSGVVASFEESSAEKKDDKALFQPTDFLRSWPVSLVKVDNLADEPFDKRAPTIRALISEIVNTCKEIGSVNHLFRDHVSAFAMSQSAANIAEEPAKLADFAAAVSGGEMEEAQAVLESLNIETRLSKALEVIKKEHMNAQLSSKITKDVESKIQKRQREYWLMEQMKGIRRELGLESDGKDKLVERFKEKANKLAMPDPVKKVFDEEVAKLAHLEPAASEFNVTRNYLDWLTQIPWGQRSAENFGIQHAQEVLDEDHHGLKDVKDRILEFIAVGKLRGTVEGKILCMVGPPGVGKTSIGKSIARALNRQYYRFSVGGLTDVAEIKGHRRTYVGALPGRIIQALKKCQTENPLILIDEVDKIGRGHQGDPSSALLELLDPEQNSSFLDHYMDVPVDLSKVLFVCTANMTDTIPRPLLDRMEMIELSGYVSDEKMAIAERYLAPQAKELSGLKEVDVNLDKEAILELINKYCRESGVRNLKKQIEKVYRKSALKIIQDLGEEVLSEDKALTEEGKAAAEESKKDETDPKETPESIEKETTEQPRVALKVPESVHVTIGKDNLKDYVGPPVFTSDRLYDSTPPGVAMGLAWTQMGGAALYVESILENALSYNSRPGLERTGNLKPVMKESTQIAYSFAKGLLAKQFPENKFFEKARIHLHCPEGAVQKDGPSAGITMATSLLSLALDKPLDPTIAMTGELTVTGKVLRIGGLREKTVAARRAGSRMILFPRDNLSDWLELPENIKEGIEGKPVDWYSDVYKLVFPDVNVDAANQLWKKQLAKPPKEEREKDDD, from the exons ATGGTCTACGGCCGAGGGCAAGCATGGCGGACCGCCTGGAAACAATCGCAACAGCGCGCATACACCACGGCACGGGCACCATGTAGGGCCTGTCAGATACAGCGGTCCGCACAGGTCTCGGCATTGTCAGCGCAGAGCAGGATCCCATACACTTCGCTACGATCATCCCTCACAGCCTCCCGCGATTTCTCGACAACGCCTGCGAGACGGAAAGAGAAGCCTCCATCGGACAACGACGCGAAGGATGAGGGCAAGACAGATGTCACTGAGGCAGACGAGAAGGAGGCAAAGAGCAATTCGGAGCCTACGCCATCGCCCATTCCGCTTGATGGTAAAGGATCGAGCGCTGGgaccggcggtggtggcgagTCTGGATCGGGAAGCGGTGACGGCGGAAATCGCAAGCGAAAGGGCCAGGGCAAAGAACTTGTGAAGACTGCAGCACCAGAAGTCTACCCGCAAGTGTTGGCGATACCCATTGCACAACGGCCGTTGTTCCCGGGCTTCTACAAAGCCATCACCATCAGAGACCCCAATGTCGTGGCTGCTGTGCAGGAACTGCTCAAGCGAGGGCAGAGCTATGTGGGAGCTTTCTTGTTAAAGGACCAGGAAAGTAGTCAGGACGTGATCAACGACCCGAGCGAAGTCTACGACGTGGGTACCTTTTGCCAGGTTACCGGCGCATTCCCGGCTGGAcatggcgaggagaaggcaCTGCAGGCTGTGCTCTATCCACACAGGAGAATTCGACTGAGCGAGCTCATCAAGCCCAATCGAGGTCCACCAGTTGCACCGGAGCCAGAAAAGGCGGCGCAAGCGACTTTGGAAGACGTGCCACAGTCGGAGCAGGGCGAACAGCCAGAGacggacgagaagaagagcggcgTGGTGGCGAGCTTTGAAGAGTCATCTGCAGAAAAGAAGGACGACAAGGCGCTGTTCCAGCCCACCGACTTCCTGCGGTCATGGCCAGTCAGCTTGGTGAAGGTCGACAACCTGGCAGACGAACCCTTCGACAAGCGTGCACCCACAATACGAGCATTGATCTCGGAGATCGTCAACACATGCAAAGAGATTGGCAGCGTCAACCACCTGTTCCGTGACCACGTTTCCGCATTCGCAATGTCACAGTCCGCCGCCAACATCGCCGAGGAACCCGCCAAGCTCGCCGACTTTGCCGCAGCAGTGTCTGGGGGCGAGATGGAGGAAGCACAGGCAGTATTGGAGTCGCTGAACATTGAGACACGACTAAGCAAGGCGCTCGAGGTGATCAAGAAAGAGCACATGAACGCGCAACTGAGCAGCAAGATCACCAAAGATGTGGAGAGCAAGATCCAGAAACGTCAACGGGAATACTGGCTCATGGAGCAAATGAAGGGCATCAGGAGAGAACTAGGCCTGGAAAGTGATGGCAAGGACAAGCTCGTGGAGAGATTTaaggagaaggcgaacaAACTGGCAATGCCGGACCCGGTGAAGAAAGTGTTTGATGAAGAAGTGGCCAAGCTCGCACATCTCGAGCCTGCAGCAAGCGAGTTCAATGTTACGAGGAATTACTTGGACTGGCTCACCCAGATTCCTTGGGGCCAGCGGAGCGCCGAGAACTTTGGTATTCAGCATGCCCAAGAGGTGCTCGATGAGGATCATCACGGACTGAAAGACGTCAAGGATCGCATACTGGAATTCATTGCGGTTGGTAAATTACGAGGCACCGTGGAGGGCAAGATTCTGTGCATGGTCGGGCCACCTGGAGTCGGAAAGACGAGTATTGGCAAATCGATTGCCCGTGCGCTTAACAGACAGTACTACCGCTTCAGTGTCGGTGGTCTGACTGATGTTGCGGAGATCAAGGGTCATCGAAGGACATACGTTGGTGCGCTTCCTGGTCGCATTATTCAGGCCTTGAAGAAGTGCCAGACTGAAAATCCTCTGATCTTGATTGACGAAGTCGACAAGATTGGTCGTGGCCACCAAGGCGATCCTTCGAGCGCTCTGCTCGAACTTCTCGATCCAGAGCAAAATAGCTCCTTCTTGGATCACTACATGGACGTGCCCGTCGATTTGTCCAAGGTCCTGTTCGTCTGCACAGCAAACATGACCGACACTATTCCTCGTCCACTCCTCGACAGAATGGAGATGATTGAGCTTTCGGGCTACGTTTCGGACGAGAAGATGGCCATCGCTGAGCGCTACCTTGCTCCACAAGCCAAAGAGCTCAGCGGACTGAAGGAAGTCGACGTCAACCTTGACAAGGAAGCTATCCTCGAACTCATCAACAAGTACTGCCGCGAATCTGGAGTGCGAAACCTGAAGAAGCAGATTGAGAAGGTGTACCGCAAGTCTGCACTCAAGATCATTCAAGACCTTGGCGAGGAAGTGCTCAGCGAGGACAAAGCATTGACCGAGGAGGGCAAAGCAGCTGCTGAAGAATCCAAGAAGGATGAGACGGATCCGAAGGAGACTCCGGAAAGCATTGAGAAGGAAACCACTGAGCAGCCTCGCGTCGCTCTCAAGGTACCGGAATCAGTCCACGTCACAATTGGAAAGGACAACCTCAAGGACTACGTCGGCCCCCCAGTCTTCACCTCTGACCGGCTCTACGATAGCACTCCACCTGGCGTGGCTATGGGTCTTGCTTGGACGCAGATGGGCGGAGCAGCGCTGTACGTCGAATCTATTCTGGAGAATGCCCTCTCTTACAATTCAAGACCTGGTCTTGAAAGGACGGGTAACCTCAAGCCTGTGATGAAGGAGTCGACGCAAATTGCATACTCATTCGCAAAAGGTCTCTTGGCTAAGCAGTTCCCGGAGAATAAGTTCTTTGAAAAAGCTCGGATACATTTGCATTGCCCAGAAGGTGCTGTGCAGAAAGATGGACCCTCGGCTGGTATTACGATGGCGACATCGCTGCTCTCACTTGCTTTGGACAAGCCTCTGGACCCAACGATCGCTATGACTGGTGAGCTGACAGTGACTGGTAAAGTATTGCGCATTGGTGGTTTGCGAGAGAAGACTGTCGCTGCACGACGTGCTGGGTCACGCATGATACTATTCCCACGGGACAATCTCAGTGATTGGCTCGAGTTGCCTGAG AACATCAAAGAAGGCATCGAGGGCAAACCTGTGGACTGGTATTCTGACGTGTACAAGCTCGTCTTCCCAGACGTTAACGTCGATGCCGCCAACCAGCTctggaagaagcagctggcCAAGCCACCGaaagaggagagggagaaggaTGACGACTAG